In Corallococcus macrosporus, the following are encoded in one genomic region:
- a CDS encoding EamA family transporter, producing MSEVAGRRASPLPPIPAVLIAVVSVQGGAALAKGLFPVLGAVGAAGLRLVLASVMLLAWFRPSLTRYTRAQWAAIVPYGVALGVMNLTYYLSIARIPLGLAVTLEFVGPFVLAVVGSRKALDFLWVLFAATGIVLITPWTARPGGLDPLGVVLALTAGACWALYILMGGRLSRRVPEGQGVAAGMVVAMLTVLPFMLKEGHLERLTPGLFAAGLGVALLSSALPYTLEMLALGQLSSRTFGILMSLEPGVATVVGWLFLREHLTPLQWLAVALVSIASAGATLTAKRLPPPVEA from the coding sequence ATGAGCGAAGTCGCCGGACGCCGTGCCTCCCCCCTGCCTCCCATTCCCGCGGTCCTCATCGCCGTGGTGAGCGTGCAGGGGGGCGCCGCGCTCGCGAAGGGGCTCTTCCCCGTCCTGGGCGCGGTGGGCGCCGCGGGGCTGCGGCTGGTGCTCGCATCGGTGATGCTGCTGGCGTGGTTCCGGCCCTCGCTGACGCGCTACACGCGGGCGCAGTGGGCGGCCATCGTGCCGTATGGCGTGGCGCTGGGCGTGATGAACCTCACGTACTACCTGTCCATCGCGCGCATCCCGCTGGGGCTCGCGGTGACGCTGGAGTTCGTGGGGCCCTTCGTGCTCGCGGTGGTGGGCTCGCGCAAGGCGCTGGACTTCCTCTGGGTGCTCTTCGCGGCGACGGGCATCGTGCTGATCACCCCGTGGACGGCGCGGCCCGGCGGGTTGGATCCGCTGGGCGTGGTGCTGGCGCTGACTGCGGGGGCGTGCTGGGCGCTCTACATCCTGATGGGCGGAAGGCTGTCGCGCCGCGTGCCGGAAGGGCAGGGCGTGGCGGCGGGCATGGTGGTGGCCATGCTGACGGTGCTGCCCTTCATGCTGAAGGAGGGGCACCTGGAGCGGCTGACGCCGGGCCTCTTCGCGGCGGGCCTGGGCGTGGCGCTCCTGTCCAGCGCGCTGCCGTACACCCTGGAGATGCTGGCGCTGGGCCAGCTCTCCAGCCGCACCTTCGGCATCCTGATGAGCCTGGAGCCCGGAGTCGCGACCGTGGTGGGCTGGCTGTTCCTGCGCGAGCACCTCACCCCCCTGCAATGGCTGGCGGTCGCGCTGGTGAGCATCGCGTCCGCGGGAGCGACGCTGACGGCGAAGCGGCTCCCTCCGCCCGTGGAGGCGTGA